The DNA region GCAGAATCCAGAGGACGTTGCGGTATCTAGATCAGGTTAGTTGCTTTCCTACTCCTCCACCCTCAAACAAATCAGAGCAAAAACTCaaggcattttaaaaagcagtgaatCCAGAAATGAGACTCTGGGAAGTGAGAAACGTATCAATAGTCTAGAGGGGGCACAGTATTTAGGTGACCCATGTGACAGGCACTCTGAGGGGTGCCTCACGCACGTCACCTTAGTTTACCCTCGGGAATCTTGAGAGGGAGGTGTTCAGAGACCAGGAGTGGCGCTGCACCCCACTGCCCAGTGAGTATGGGCAAGGCAGGAATGCAGGCCCAGATACATTGCCCCCGGCCATCTCCCAACTGTGAGAAGTGACAGTTATTCAAGGGTTAACTCCCTGAGGGTAGGGAGCTCATCTCTCCGGGTGTCCTCCCTGGCCGTCGGGGGCCCTGACCATTTGCTGTGTGAATGAGTGGGAAGTACACGAGTGAATGGTCGTGCGTCTGGAACACCGCTTATTGAACATCTCCTGAAAAGTGCCCGGCTCCGTGTGTGCGCCCCCCGCTGTTCAGATTTGGATACCATAACTTGAATTTTAGAGTGCTCCTGTGGTTTGCAGAGCAGTTTCTCATGTTGGTTTGGTACTGGGAGGTAAGTGGGTATTAGCCATCTTACAGCTGGGAAAAGCAGTTCATGAGTTAAGTGGTAGAATGTTAGTGTTTTTTCACCTACGGCATTGTTTCCCCTTAGAGCTGTCACTAAGATATGAGTATAATGTACTGCAGGCTCTCCGTATTCTTGAATGCCCTCGTGGATATGGTACACTGTTAAAATATGATTAATAAAATTATCTAGTACTTAATATCATAGTTGGGAAAATGGATAAAGTTTCTCATTAACAGCACCAAATCGACACTTCAGAATGCCTGCCAGGAGATGACAGGGTCCAGTGCTGCTTCTGACACCCCTTTTTGTTGCTCGGTTTGCTGTTATGATAACCCAGTGGTCTCAtgacttttttgaaaaaatacaatTATGATGCTTCAGGAAtcaaggaaggaagacagaagcGGGGTCGGTAGAGCTTGCTCTTGTGTACAGGGTTAAGGACTAAGCGTGTTGtctattttccatttatatatgaGAGCAAATGTATATACTTCTAAGCTGCATTACTATCCAGAACAGCTAAATTTTACAGTTGCTTGGAAGTGATTTCCAAGACAAAGCATAAAAAGTAACATCTGGTGACTGTTGTAATCAGCGCTCTATGGAGAATAGTAGGTGGCCCGCCGTTGCAGAGGATTGAGCGGAGTCGTATAAGCAATCCCTAGGGCTTGGTGTTCTGCCCTGGAGACTGGCACCGGCTTTAGAAACACAGTGACACAGGCTTGCTGTACAGACCAGCGTGCAGCCACGAGTCAGCTGACACCGGTGTTAGGTTCATGGTCTGGAGGAAGTGGAATAAAACGGCCATACTCATCACACCTTGAACATTATGGTAAGCAGAATCTTTCCGATGGAATTGTGTGGTCAGAGTTGTGCTTATGACTAATATCTGCCATGGTTTTTAGGAGTTTTTAAGGAAAGGACAGCTCTCCTCTGAcccatttccctttcttcttttgtcctGTCTCCTGTTAAAAGCTGTGATACGATGTGGATAGACTGTAACTATCAATGTTTACAATTAGCTGTTTTCATTGTAATCTTTCTTGCTGCTCAAACTATGTAACTGCGGTTTCTTGTTGAGGATATCTGTAATACTTTGCTGAGTCATTTTGGGTGAGGTGAATGGGGTAGCGTCTATTTTTAGCCCCTCAAGGCCCTGTGAGGACGACAGGAGGCAGAGTCCTGTGCGTCTGTTCGGGTCGTGGCCACCTAGAGAGACTCAATTCCAATTTAAATAGGGCTTTCAgccactgaataaataaaaagttccTAGGAAATACGTTCACTTTTTTGGTACCTtgtaaaagatttttcttttctcctgtgagaaatagagaagtttaaaagtttaaaagtctACATAGTAAAAGATTTGCTTATGCCTGTTTccatcattcatttttctttagagtTTGGCTCTTATTCCTTTCCTCCCAATTTCAGACTCTTCCATGCACTCTCCTTAAGTTTTACCCCAGTTCTGTACAGAGGCTAATACCCTATTCATGACCCTTAAAGTAAAGCTTTCACATCCACTTGCAGTAATGACATGTTTTCCACGTGCTCTGTTTGTTCCAGTCATGAGTGTTcactttaagagaaaaaaaaaagtcacctgttTTCTTTAGACCATGTACTCCTAGAGGACCACGAGGAGatttttgtgattttaatttgtattgagTCTCGTACAAGCCCTTGCTCGTACAGATATTGAATAATGGTTTTGATAGTGACTGACTTTTTAACCGAAAGATGGGCATTTAGGTCCTTAGGCTCTCCCCCGTGAGCAAGATGCTGTATCACTGGGAAGACAAAGCCACTCTGGGAGGTACATTagtattttcacattttatcagTAAGTGCTGGTGAATATACTTTATTAGTAAAATATGTATACTAAATTGAATCCAGAAACCTATAGTTTTTAAACTCTTATGTTCATTTAAATATTGATAATGTTTCTTTTGAAACATGGAAGGTTTGTAAAGCTTCTATATTAAGACAAAAGTATACAAATACCTGACTCTTACATACCTGGCAGTAAACTATGTGCATTTCTGTTCCCACGCAGAGCTCTGGTATCGAGACTTTAGTGGAGGAGCTCTGCTCCAGGCTGAAGGACCTGCAGAGCCAGCAAGGTGAGAGTGCCGCCTCCAAGGGCTATCCACGCACAGGGGCGTGGAGTCACCAGATCTTAGAATTGATCAGAAAGAAAAGGCAGCAGGAGCAAAGTCTTTGTATTCAGTGTGTCACCAGGCCAGTGTCACGCTCTGTCTTTAGCTGTGAGTGGCTTCTGGGTCATTCCACAGCCATCACTGGTCGATAGATCCCTGCCCTCAAAGGGATGACTTAATCCACAAGTGCCCTCATGGAAAGGAGATGTTTTATTGTGTTTGTCTtcaaactgaagctcagggatCTGGAGCAATAACCTCTTACCTTTCCCATCcttctcctcccccccaccccccaaattaatATTTGCCTGTTGACATCAAGGCCTGCAAAGGTGTCAACTAATTATTTTAGGTTTGGAAGGAAGTTTTGCCTTGACTCTTGAAGTTCTTGGAAAGGCAGGCTTGACAAGCTCATTAAGTCATTTTGATTCGTGAACCCTCACAGCTTCTTTTCTCAACTTTCCTGCAAGCCCATAGAATAAGAGTGACCTATTAAAGTTaaggatcgggcttccctggtggtgcagtggttgagagtccgcctgccgatgcaggggacacgggttcgtgccccgatccgggaggatcccgcgtgccgcggagcggctgggcccgtgagccatggccgctgagcctgcgcgtccggagcctgtgctccacagcgggagaggccacggcagtgagagacctgcgtatcgcaaaaaaaataaaaataaaaaaataaagttaaggaTCTTTATTTTACATGTCCTCTTCATGGTCATTTTGCTGCCCACCAAGCCTTGAGCCTTCTTTTTAATAAGGGCACAATTTATTTGTTTCTAATCTGAGGGCAGTATCATGAGCTAAGCTAAGAGTATAGCCCTCTGCTTCTATTTTAGTTGAAACACAGCCCTCACCTAGATGTTAAGTAATAGAGAGCTAATTGTAATAACTTTCTTTACAGATTAGTGTTAGTCAAGATGAGGCAGTATAAAGTCCAGTGCAGAATtttgtgagaaaatatttttggaatctaAACAGGTGATCTCTCCTTCTGGTGTAATTAATAAGTACACAGGGAATTTCATTCCCTTAATTAAGTGTCTCTAGAGCCTCTGTCAGTGATGAGGTGAACCTCTCTCTGTTCTCAGCCCAACGTTAGTGTGGTTTAGCCAGAGTTCCCTCTGGCATACTgaagaaatagatttttattaaaaagataaactgGTGTAGAGTTCTTTTAAAGCCACAAAAGCCTATGTAATTTCTGATTAaatttacttaagaaaaaaacaggAGCATTTATTAACTAAATATAAGACAAATCTTTCTGAATTTTTGTTTCATAACAGAAGAGAAGATTCACAAAAAGTTAGAGGGGTCTCCCTCTCCAGAGGCAGAATTATCCCCTACAGCAAAGGATCAAGTGGAAATGTATGTAAGATTGTATTCAGTAATAAAGCATGCATTTGTTAAAATCAGACTAATGACTGCTACATGgtttacagttttttgtttgtcatATGCTATTTAGTTTGATATTGTATAACTCAggaatttattgagcacttactgtgtgcttgATGCTGAGAAATCAAAGGTGAATAAGAGGGTCTTATCTTTTTCACACATATTGAATCAATATTTGTGAAACTCACGGAATGATGCAAACAAGGCCATTTATGGTCCATTCATATACCTCTTTTGAAATTCATGCCAGTCCTTTGAGACAGCGGTAAGCAATTAAGCTTGTCCTTGTTTTATACACAAGGAAGCCGAATTCCCCTTGCTGATTACAGAGGGAACTGGGCAAGTCGTTGACCTTGTCGGACTTGTTTCCTAAAGAtgcttttctgtctttccttgtAGATGGTTCGTATTTAAATTGACTGCATTGTAAGGAGACTTCcttattgtacattttatttgAATCCTCTCAACTTCTGAAtcttaagggagaaagagcacTCAGTCGGCTGTGTTGCCGTGCTGTCCAGCACGGTAGCCGCAGCCATGTGCGGCTTTTGGCCGTTTGCGACGCGGCTGTTTCAGGCTGAGAGGTGCCGTGTGTGTCACACCCATCAGCGTTCAAAGACTTCATTTAAAAAGAACGTAAAACACTATATTAAGAGTTTTTACTGTTGATTACATGTGAAATGATAATGCGGATATATTtggttaagtaaaatatattattgaaattaatttcactttcttctttcgCATTTAATGGGGTTCCTAGAACATTAAAAAGTACTTATGAAGCTCataatatatttctattggacagctcTGGTCTAGACTGAAAAGGAGAGTCAAGTATAGGCCCTTTGAACATCCGGCCTTTTATCACTTCATGTGTGACCTTGACTTGCCTCCAGAATGACAGTCCCCACTTGGGTAGCCATCCTGACTCTCGAGTCTTCCTTTGTCAATCTGTCTTGCTCTGAAATCTTCAGTGGCTACCAGTTTCCTAGCAAACTGAAAACGCTTCTTGCCTGTTCAAGCCCTCTGAAGCCAGCCTCCCTGGTTTTCCTGCCCTGTGTTTCCCATCGTTGCTGGTCTAATGAGGCACAGCATCTTCGTGTCCTCACACAGATTCCCATGCCTCACAGTACTCACCAAACCGCTGCACGTATCTGGAACGTCAGGGCTCAGCTGTGGTCCGCTTTGTCTGATTGTTCTAGGCCTCACCAGCATACCCTTTTCTGAACACTTGAATTCCAAGAAACCTGCCATTTCTGAGGGTCTGCTTAATGCTGGGCATTGCACTTGCCTCCTGAGAAAAGATTCGATAACAACAGTCACTGAAGGTGTCGTTCTGACTCATTTCTCATGTTAATTCCTTTACTCCTCACAACTCTGTGAGATAGATACTATAACTACCCCGTTTTCTAggccacagagaggttaaggaccgtgcctaaggtcacatagctaggcAATAGCAGAGTgaggattcaaactcagggaGAGTGGCTTCCAGAGCTCATGCCCTCGACTGCTTTGCTATCCAGCTTTTCACCTACATCTGTTTCCAGTGCTCATAACAGCCTTGTGAGGTAAGTCATAGTATCACCATCttataggtgaggaaatggaCCAAGACGTTACATGATTAGCTTAAAGTCACAAGCATAGTAAATGACTGAGCTGAGATTCAAATTCAGATATTTCGAATCAAAAATATGACATTCTTTCCACTGTATTAATTTGTGACTGGTGACTTAACGAAAATCCAAATTTTAAAGATCAAAGTCATCTTAACgtattttctaaatattcctATAGTGCTTATCTCACTGCTGAACGTAAGAGTGCTTGATCCATAGAActaaatataaagtatattttacggtattactaatttttaaaaagttactaatTCATGGGTGACGTAAACACTGACTATTGAAATGAAATATCCCATTTCTCTGATTGGTGATGTTGTTTTTACTATATCTGATACGTCTGAGCGCCCACTTTTGAACTCCCCACTTGTTTTTCAGGTACTATGAAGCATTTCCACCACTTTCTGAGAAACCAGTTTGCCTGCAAGAAATCCTGACTGTGTGGAACAAGTCTACAGTCTGTTCTTACCCTAGCTCTTCTTCATCGTCCACAGCCCCACCAGCTAGCACAGACACGTCCTCCCCGAAGGACTGCAACAGTGAAGGTGAGCTCATCAAGGAGAGAAGCAGCGACATGCCCACCACTGTGCATGAGAAAACCCAGAGCAAGAGTCAAAATGAGAAGGAGAACAAATTTAGGAATGGCACAGGTGAAGAGAAGCCTGCTTTGTACAAAAAGCAAATCAGACATAAGCCTGAAGGAAAGATGCGCCCTCGCTCCTGGTCTTCCGGCTCTAGCGAAGGAGGCTCGAGCTCAAGTGGTAATCAGGGAGAATTAAAAGCATCCATGAAGTGTGTGAAAGTGAGACACAAGACACGAGAAATCCGAAACAGAAAAGGGCGGAATGGGCAGAGCAGGCTTTCACTGAAGCATGGCGAAAAGGCGGAAAGAAGCATGCATgctggaagcagcagcagcagcagcagcggtgGTTCCATCAAACAGCTGTGCAAGCGGGCTAAAAGGCCGCTGAAGGAGATGGGCAGGAAAGACGCCGGAAGCACTGAAGGAAGAGACCTGTACCTGGAGAGCAGAGCCGACAGAGAGTACAAAGAGGAGCCGTTGTGGTACACGGAACCGATCGCTGAGTATTTCGTTCCTTTGAGCAGAAAAAGTAAACTGGAGACCACATACCGAAACAGGCAAGATACAAGCGATCTGACCTCAGAAGCAGTAGAAGAATTGTCTGAATCAGTGCACGGTCTTCGTATCAGCAACaataatattcataaaacatACCTCGCAGCAGGTACTTTCATTGATGGTCATTTTGTAGAAATGCCTGCAGTTATAAATGAGGATATTGACCTCACTGGGACCTCATTCTGTTCTCTACCAGAGGACAACAAATACTTGGATGATATTCATCTATCAGAATTAACACACTTCTATGAAGTGGATATTGACCAATCCATGTTGGATCCTGGTGCCTCAGAAACAATGCAAGGAGAAAGTCGGATTTTGAATATGATTCgacaaaaaagcaaagagaaaacagattttGAGGCAGAATGTTGCATAGTGTTAGATGGAATGGAGTTGCAAGGGGAACGTGCAATATGGACAGATTCTACCAGCTCTGTGGGCGCTGAGGGCTTATTCCTGCAAGACCTTGGCAGTCTGGCTCAGTTCTGGGAGTGCTGTTCATCCAGCTCTGGCGATGCCGATGGAGAGAGTTTTGGAGGAGATTCTCCAATTAGACTCTCCCCGATCTTAGACAGCACAGTGCTCAATCCGCATTTGCTTGCTGGCAATCAAGAGCTCTTCTCAGATATTAATGAAGGATCTGGTATAAACTCTTGTTTTTCAGTGTTTGAAGTGCAATGCAGTAACTCtgttttaccattttcttttgaaaCACTCAACTTGGGAAATGAAAATACAGATTCTAGTGCTAATGTGCTTGGAAAAACACAGTCTAGATTACTAATATGGACCAAAAATAGTGCCTTTGAAGAAAATGAACACTGTTCTAATCTTTCAACAAGAACTTGTAGTCCATGGTCCCATTCAGAAGAAACACGTTCAGACAACGAGACATTAAACATTCAGTTTGAAGAATCCACACAGTTTAATGCAGACGATATGAATTATGTAGTTCCTAGAGTCTCGTCAAATTATGTAGATGAAGAACTTCTAGATTTTTTGCAAGATGAAACTTGCCAGCAAAACAGTAGAACTTTAGGAGAAATTCCGACATTAGTTTtccaaaaaaaatctaaactagAATCTGTCTGTGGTATTCAGctagaacaaaaaacagaaaacaaaacctttGAAACTACACAAGTATGTAGTGAAAGCAGCCCACGTGGAGATGGCTACAGCTCAGGGGTTATTAAAGACATTTGGACAAAGATGGCAGATAGAAGTTCTGTAGCTATGGTAGAAGTAGAAAGGATTGATGATGAGTTGTTTTCGACAGATGTAAATAACTACTGCTGCTGTTTGGATGCTGAAGCTAAAATGGAGCCCCTCCAGGAGCCTAATAAGGCTGTGCAGAGATCAGAATATCATCTGTGGGAGGGACAGAAAGAGAACCCAGAGAAAAGAGCTTTTGTTTCTGGTGAGCTATCaaaggtggatggtggtgattaTACTACCCCCTCTAAACCTTGGGATGTGGCCCAAGATAAAGAGAACTCATTCATTCTTGGAGGAGTTTATGGAGAGCTCAAAACCTTTAATAGCGATGGGGAATGGGCAGTAGTACCACCCAGTCACACAAAAGGAAGTTTGTTACAGTGTGCAGCTTCTGACGTGGTGACAATAGCTGGTACAGATGTCTTTATGACCCCAGGAAACAGTTTTGCTCCTGGTCACAGGCAGTTATGGAAACCCTTCGTGTCATTTGAACAGAATGACCAGCCGAAGAGTGGGGAAAACGGATTGAATAAGGGgttttcttttatcttccatGAAGACTTATTAGGAGCTTGTGGTAACTTTCAAGTTGAAGATCCTGGACTTGAATATTCATTCTCTTCCTTTGACTTAAGCAATCCATTTTCACAAGTTCTTCATGTAGAATGTTCATTTGAACCCGAAGGGATTGCATCTTTCAGTCCTAGTTTTAAACCGAAATCAATCCTCTGCTCTGATTCAGACAGTGAAGTTCTCCACCCCAGGATATGTGGCGTTGACAGAACACAATACAGGGCTATTCGGATCTCTCCTAGGACTCACTTTCGCCCAATTTCTGCATCTGAACTGTCCCCAGGAGGAGGAAGCGAGTCAGAATTTGAATCTGAAAAAGATGAAGCAAGTATCCCCATTCCTTCTCAAGTTGATGCATTTGAAGATCCACAGGCAGATCTCAAACCACTGGAAGAAGATGCAGAGAAGGAAGGCCATTACTATGGAAAATCAGAGCTTGAGTCTGGAAAATTCCTTCCCAGGTTAAAAAAATCTGGAATGGAAAAGAGTGCTCAAACATCACTGGATTCCCAGGAGGAATCAGCTGGGATTCTGCCAGTAGGAAAGCAGAATCAGTGTTTGGAATGTAGCCTGAATGAGTCTCTGGAAATCGATTTAGAAAGCTCAGAAGCAAATTGTAAAATAATGGCACAATgtgaagaagaaattaataatttttgcAGTTGCAAAGCAGGTTGTCAGTTCCCTGCTTATGAAGATAATCCAGTTTCTTCAGGACAGCTGGAAGAGGTATGTGTCAGTGTGTATTGGTATTTGGTAAAAGCATTTGATCAGACTAATTCTAAAGAGCAGTCATTTCAGACAGTGAAAGATAGGGTTAAATTATTGGGAATTTAGTTTAAATGTCTTAAAACTTAGCATTCTGATGATTTTTACGGAAGGACTTAACGTGGACTTGATATTCATAAATTTGAACTAGACAGTAGACATTTTCTgcaaagacatttttaaataaatcaggATATGAGATGTGACTGTGTGACTGTGCACGTACTATGCTTAAAGCAAAGCCTGGCATATAAGTGCTCCAGCTTTCAAAAACTGATGAATCCAGAAGTCGCTATTTACTCTTCAGAAGGTCCTttgctcttcagaagtggcagcaAAGGGTTTCTTTACATAGGAAGCCTGTCTGATTGTCTCTGAAACACTGATTAACTTATTGAAACTTACGttttacatgtaaaataaattacatatctATAGAATTCTCGAAAATTTAACGAGGTACATGTAAAAATTAAGCCACAATCCAAATGCAACAAAATAGCTTCTACAGAACCCATACAGGTGGACTTTGCTTTATACAAAGTACATATTCCTGAGGTTACATGAATGATATGCGTCAGCCTATCAAATGAGGTTAATAGTAATAGCTTTGTTAATGGGAGTCATTGTACCGTTTGACTATTCCTAAGAAGTGATTTGAGGTTAAACTGAGTGAGTATACAAGAGACAACACTTAAGGCAATCACCCGTTTCACAAAAGAAGCACAGCGCTCTGCCCGTTTGCAGCCATTATTTGATACAGCAGTGCCTGGCCTTTTTCCAGGCGCAGCTTTTAAGAAGACAGTTGGAGGTGTTTAGAAGTCAGGCCACCTGTGGCTGGAGAGCAGCTGTGTCACCCTTCCTCCCATCTGTCCCCCCGCACACTCCGACCCCCCTTCACATGGCTCAGTCCCACTGGTACCCTGAGGCTCCCTCAAGCTCCCACGTCTCCCACTGACGCATCCCTcattcctcttctctcccctgcTGCACCCCCACCTGCATCAGAAATCATTTCTCCCTTTTAATTTTCACATGCTCTATGCCTCTTCTTTTAATTGCATTTGCCCTTTTTCATGAGTCATTGATGTACTTTCTTCATTAGATTATAAGCTCCTTATGGGTACAGGTCATGCCTTACTCAGTTGTCAGCTAGGTGCTGAGGTGTGGACCTGAGTGCATGTGATGGTCGGAAGCCCCACAGGCAGCTCGAGAATCAGTGCTCCCGTGAGCTGGCCTGGGGGTGTTTAGACATGAGTTGAACCCCACTGGAACGCTGAAGTCTGAACTGctcagaacaacaacaaaaaataatgttGTTAGGctttatctgtttgtttattgcctcacttttcttccttaaaaattcCTTTATGTACTTTGTATTTCACCTGGTTCCagattgggaagaaagaaaaagaggaaaggagcGAGATTCTGCATCATCCCATTACCATATTCCTTAGCTTTCTAGTATGTTGATGTACTTATGTGTTACCACAGTTCTGGGTTGTCTTGAAAGGTCTCAGCTGCCAGTAAAGTCCTCAGAGGACACTGGGGTTGTCCGATATCCTAGCTGTCATCGGTCCTCACAGCCCTGGTCTCTCAGCAGCATCGCTTACAGTTCAGAGCCAGGTTGGAGCTAACTTCAGAGATTCATCTGAGGTACAGAAAGGTTGAGGGTGGCCTGAAAGGACAGGCTGGGGCCAGAATCTGTGCCTTTTCACTCTCTCACACTGCCTGTCAGTCTGGGGGAGCTCCTGCCAGGGTCTTCTTCCCCCTCGTTTCCTGAGTGAGGGCAGTCTTTACAGAGGGCAAAGCTCTGTTTTAAAAGTCACTAGCTGCCGATCTGTTTGAGAGCAAGTGGTCTAGAAGGTAGGATTTCTAATAGAATTGGTACCCAGGAGCATGAATTATGATCCTTTTCAAAGATTTAGTTGAGttcaattcagcaaacatttattaaacatttacatgTTCTGTGCCCATCGCTAAGGTAAGTGACCTGGATGAACAAGACACTGTCCTTGCCCTGGAAGAGTTCAGTCTAGTACTGAAGACCAGTTAGCCTTTACCTAACTTTCACCTTCTGAAGAATTACTGAGTATTACATCTGTGGCTAAAGACGTTTCTGATAAGCCTTTCTGGATTAAGTAcatgttcttctctctctttttttttttttaactgttttctttatacattaaatatttattaagagcctACTATGTCTGGGCGCTATTCTAGGTGCTAGGTATAAAGGAATAGACAAAGGCCCCTGCGTTTGTGGAGGTATATTCAATCAACAATATGAAGTTACACAGTATGTTAGAATCCCAATGCTGTGGAAAAGAAGAGCCGGGTAAGGGATGTGGTGGGACGGGAGTGCTTGGAGGAGTTTGCCATGATAAATGCGGAGTAAGGGCAGGCTTCCTTGCCAAGGTACAACTGAAGAAAGGCTTCCAGGTGGCACGTGAGCCAAGAGGCTACCCGGAGGGAGCGGGAGAGCACTGCTAAGGCAGAGGCGTGCCTGGATCTTCCAAGCTTGTATTCTGTTccgttttccatttcttccattctttcttcattcttttcattctcaacCAAGTCAGAAGTTGAATTAATACATTAAACAGACGTTATTTAAGCAAAGCCTGGTTATCTTTTGCAGCCTGAAAGTTGGAAATAGCTAAGTGGAAAGATGTCATAACGCATATTCGTTGACCATGTATTCGGTGTaacataaaacaggaaaaataagtCCTTGCTGTTGGAATTGACATTCAAATGGAGAATGCAGAAAAAATCCTAAAACTATGCCAGAAATGGCATGATCTAACAGT from Mesoplodon densirostris isolate mMesDen1 chromosome 1, mMesDen1 primary haplotype, whole genome shotgun sequence includes:
- the KIAA0232 gene encoding uncharacterized protein KIAA0232 homolog isoform X2 produces the protein MRPICTVVVDGLPSESSSSSYPGPVSVSEMSLLHALGPVQTWLGQELEKCGIDAMIYTRYVLSLLLHDSYDYDLQEQENDIFLGWEKGAYKKWGKSKKKCSDLTLEEMKKQAAVQCLRSASDESSGIETLVEELCSRLKDLQSQQEEKIHKKLEGSPSPEAELSPTAKDQVEMYYEAFPPLSEKPVCLQEILTVWNKSTVCSYPSSSSSSTAPPASTDTSSPKDCNSEGELIKERSSDMPTTVHEKTQSKSQNEKENKFRNGTGEEKPALYKKQIRHKPEGKMRPRSWSSGSSEGGSSSSGNQGELKASMKCVKVRHKTREIRNRKGRNGQSRLSLKHGEKAERSMHAGSSSSSSSGGSIKQLCKRAKRPLKEMGRKDAGSTEGRDLYLESRADREYKEEPLWYTEPIAEYFVPLSRKSKLETTYRNRQDTSDLTSEAVEELSESVHGLRISNNNIHKTYLAAGTFIDGHFVEMPAVINEDIDLTGTSFCSLPEDNKYLDDIHLSELTHFYEVDIDQSMLDPGASETMQGESRILNMIRQKSKEKTDFEAECCIVLDGMELQGERAIWTDSTSSVGAEGLFLQDLGSLAQFWECCSSSSGDADGESFGGDSPIRLSPILDSTVLNPHLLAGNQELFSDINEGSGINSCFSVFEVQCSNSVLPFSFETLNLGNENTDSSANVLGKTQSRLLIWTKNSAFEENEHCSNLSTRTCSPWSHSEETRSDNETLNIQFEESTQFNADDMNYVVPRVSSNYVDEELLDFLQDETCQQNSRTLGEIPTLVFQKKSKLESVCGIQLEQKTENKTFETTQVCSESSPRGDGYSSGVIKDIWTKMADRSSVAMVEVERIDDELFSTDVNNYCCCLDAEAKMEPLQEPNKAVQRSEYHLWEGQKENPEKRAFVSGELSKVDGGDYTTPSKPWDVAQDKENSFILGGVYGELKTFNSDGEWAVVPPSHTKGSLLQCAASDVVTIAGTDVFMTPGNSFAPGHRQLWKPFVSFEQNDQPKSGENGLNKGFSFIFHEDLLGACGNFQVEDPGLEYSFSSFDLSNPFSQVLHVECSFEPEGIASFSPSFKPKSILCSDSDSEVLHPRICGVDRTQYRAIRISPRTHFRPISASELSPGGGSESEFESEKDEASIPIPSQVDAFEDPQADLKPLEEDAEKEGHYYGKSELESGKFLPRLKKSGMEKSAQTSLDSQEESAGILPVGKQNQCLECSLNESLEIDLESSEANCKIMAQCEEEINNFCSCKAGCQFPAYEDNPVSSGQLEEFPVLNTDVQGMNRSQEKQTWWEKALYSPLFPASECEGVFCL
- the KIAA0232 gene encoding uncharacterized protein KIAA0232 homolog isoform X1, with protein sequence MRPICTVVVDGLPSESSSSSYPGPVSVSEMSLLHALGPVQTWLGQELEKCGIDAMIYTRYVLSLLLHDSYDYDLQEQENDIFLGWEKGAYKKWGKSKKKCSDLTLEEMKKQAAVQCLRSASDESSGIETLVEELCSRLKDLQSQQEEKIHKKLEGSPSPEAELSPTAKDQVEMYYEAFPPLSEKPVCLQEILTVWNKSTVCSYPSSSSSSTAPPASTDTSSPKDCNSEGELIKERSSDMPTTVHEKTQSKSQNEKENKFRNGTGEEKPALYKKQIRHKPEGKMRPRSWSSGSSEGGSSSSGNQGELKASMKCVKVRHKTREIRNRKGRNGQSRLSLKHGEKAERSMHAGSSSSSSSGGSIKQLCKRAKRPLKEMGRKDAGSTEGRDLYLESRADREYKEEPLWYTEPIAEYFVPLSRKSKLETTYRNRQDTSDLTSEAVEELSESVHGLRISNNNIHKTYLAAGTFIDGHFVEMPAVINEDIDLTGTSFCSLPEDNKYLDDIHLSELTHFYEVDIDQSMLDPGASETMQGESRILNMIRQKSKEKTDFEAECCIVLDGMELQGERAIWTDSTSSVGAEGLFLQDLGSLAQFWECCSSSSGDADGESFGGDSPIRLSPILDSTVLNPHLLAGNQELFSDINEGSGINSCFSVFEVQCSNSVLPFSFETLNLGNENTDSSANVLGKTQSRLLIWTKNSAFEENEHCSNLSTRTCSPWSHSEETRSDNETLNIQFEESTQFNADDMNYVVPRVSSNYVDEELLDFLQDETCQQNSRTLGEIPTLVFQKKSKLESVCGIQLEQKTENKTFETTQVCSESSPRGDGYSSGVIKDIWTKMADRSSVAMVEVERIDDELFSTDVNNYCCCLDAEAKMEPLQEPNKAVQRSEYHLWEGQKENPEKRAFVSGELSKVDGGDYTTPSKPWDVAQDKENSFILGGVYGELKTFNSDGEWAVVPPSHTKGSLLQCAASDVVTIAGTDVFMTPGNSFAPGHRQLWKPFVSFEQNDQPKSGENGLNKGFSFIFHEDLLGACGNFQVEDPGLEYSFSSFDLSNPFSQVLHVECSFEPEGIASFSPSFKPKSILCSDSDSEVLHPRICGVDRTQYRAIRISPRTHFRPISASELSPGGGSESEFESEKDEASIPIPSQVDAFEDPQADLKPLEEDAEKEGHYYGKSELESGKFLPRLKKSGMEKSAQTSLDSQEESAGILPVGKQNQCLECSLNESLEIDLESSEANCKIMAQCEEEINNFCSCKAGCQFPAYEDNPVSSGQLEEFPVLNTDVQGMNRSQEKQTWWEKALYSPLFPASECEECYTNAKGENGIEEYPDVKEMPSNEERLLDFNRVSSVYEARCTGERNSGAKSNGFRRKMYSSASSASEDTGSEGGGAWVEPSEEALFSRTHL